A segment of the Salvelinus namaycush isolate Seneca chromosome 42, SaNama_1.0, whole genome shotgun sequence genome:
CATTTGATATGTTTGAAGCAGACAGTATGAGTAGATCTGATCATTTAATGTCAAATagtatatatagatttttttaaatagatttttcttTTTACAATAGTCAAAACAGAAAAAGACAAGCAAAGACAAAAATCTGTCAAATCTATTTTCTACAGACAGACCTGCTCCAGCTCCTGTTGATTGCCTGAATCTAAAGAAGACCATTACTGTTTCCTGTGGAGTGGAGCATACTGTTGTTCTGACAAAGGTTCTGCCATTTTTACACAACAATATTTCCAACTGATACTATGTTTGTTCTCCCAGTACCATTAAGATCTAAAGAATGTTTGGACCAATGATGTCTTGCTGGTTGCCATCACATACAGTAGAAACATTCATATCAACAACAGGAGCCGAACACATCATCATGATAACTGTGTGAATGGGTTTTGTTCTAGGGAGGTTTAGTGTTCACATTTGGCTCGGGTCGATATGGACAGCTTGGACACAACTCTCTCAGAAATGAACTACGACCTCGACTGGTGGCTGAACTCTGGGGGGCAAAGGTGACCCAGATAGCCTGTGGAAGGTATGTAGTTACTAGATTGATATAAACCATGTGAATCTCTGTACAATCATACATAGTCACACAAAGATCAATGGATGTATCTTGGATGGTAAGATCAATCTTGGAGTGTCACTGGGTGTATTCTTGGATATATCCATTCTTAGGGATCACAGTTGATTTGTGATTTTTCCTTTACCTACAATCATGTTTGTCAAGTTAGAAACCACACATTGGCGTTTGTGGGCTCCTTCAAAAAGATCTACTCATTTGGGCATGGAGAGCAAGGGCAGCTGGGAAATGGAGTCAAGATGGATCAGTCTGTGCCTCTGCCAGTACAGCTACCACAGGGTAGTTAAATCATTTATTTTCCTCTGCATAACGTGACCTATTTCAAACTCAATACAGTACTTAGGCAGAAATGGTGGTCTctatgaaattataaaataacaGGTTTATAACATCGTGACTGTTTTGGGTAATTTTCAGACCACATTGATGACCTGCAAATTGAACAAACCTTTGCTGGAGGAAACCATTCTTTTGCCTTGTGCAGCTCTACTCAAGTAATGTGTTTACAGTTAAAACTTTAGTTAGTTTGTTCTCTTTGTCCTTAGTACTTAACATTGTTTTAATACAGTGCATAAAATTGTTATTACAGGAATCAGGAAAAGAGTTGAAGGACTCCAATCTCGGaaaagtgactcaaacattaGATGATGACATCATTAACCGATGGATCTCGGACTGTGACTCAAAATCATGGAAGAAGATACAGAAGTTAGTATGATACAAATAAACCTGATCCCCAGGCTCCATACCAATACGCAACTCATGATGGTTGATAATTGGACAAGGCAACACAAACATACATGAGTCAGTGACACAAAACAACTACTGAAAAGTTGAAGGTCTCAGGAACTTACATACATGGAACTATAAGATTCTTCACTTTTATTTTCAGGGAAATCACAAAAACATTCTCTTCTGCGTCATGTTTAAATGGGAGCTTCCTGGACAAAAGGTAAGAACTCACTGCCTATCCATTAATGTTTTATCACATTATTTAAtactttttattgttttattgttgCATATTTAATAGTATTTGTTGATCTCATCAATCACTAGCCGTGACAAACATTACCAAACCTCACTGAAGCACTCTGGCCTGGACTTGTCATTCGCCCGACTGGCTTTTCAAAAGCTGGCTAAAAAGAATAAAGTGCTAGCTGAGGTATCATTTCATATATTATCTTTAtgatcaaatacttattttcaatAGTTCTGTTTGTTGTCCTTGATATTCAATTTGACCAGTCATTGATACTGTAAGCCACAATAAGTAAATTAGGTGTGACCCACAAGCACTCCTGTCATGGTTCTAGGTTGAAGATGTTGTCCATCGCATACTCCTTCCCTCCCTGAGTAAGGATCCCATTGGTGTGGAGGGTCTGAGGGTGTACCTCATCATCCCTGAGCTCCTGAGAGTTCTCCTAAAACAACAACGTGGCATAGACATTACTGAGGCCTTTGTTTTTGCCATCCTCAGACTGGACCCAGACAAGCTCCAGGTCCTTGGTAAAGTCACCATCCATCAATAtacctttttttctttctcttctcttctcttgtcCTGACTTCTCTCCTCTTCGCCTCTCTTTTTAAGATATAGCAGGTTTTGTGTGCTGTAGTATTAACTAAACTCTTGTCTAATTCCAACAGAGGGCCTATGGTCGACACTTCCCGACACCCCCTTCAGAACTCTGGTGAAAACATTCCATTCTGTGTCAGCAGAGTATCTCCGTATGATGGCAGAGGAGGGCTGTGCTGTTAAAAAACAATTTAACGGGACTGTAATGGTTATGGAGAGGCTGTATGAGGTAAATATCCATTGCCATAATTgggtgccttcaaaaagtattcataactcttgacttattccacattctgttgtgtagtattcaaaatgtattaaaacaaatATTCCcctcaaacatctacacacattaccccataatgataaagtgaaaacatgtttttagaaatgtttgccaatgtattgaaaattaaatacagaaatatttaatttacataagtattcacaccttgatcaatactttgtagaagcacctttgacagtgattacagctgtgagtctttctgggtaagtctttaagaggTTTCCACACCTGGACTGTGcaacatttttccattattttcaaaattcttcaagctctgtcaaatttgttgttcattgctagataaccattttcaggtcttgccatagattatcAAGTAGATGTAAGTTAAACTGTAACTCggctactcaggaacattcactgtcttcttggtaagcatttccagtgtagatttggccttgtgttttaggttgttgtcctgctgaaaggtgaattcatctcccagtgtctggtggaaagcagactgaaccaggttttcttctaggattttgcctgtgcttagctccattccgtttcttttttatcctgaaaaactcctcagtcctcaacgattacaagcatacccatacaataatgcagtcaccactatgcttgaaaatatggagagtggtacgcAGTAATATGTTgatttggatttgccccaaaagtttgtattcaggacaaaaagttaattgctttgccacattttttagcagtattactttagtgccttgttgcaaacaggatgcatgttttggaatattcgtattctgtacaggcttcctttttttcactctgtcaattaggttagtattgtggagtaactacaatgttgttgacccatcctcagttttcttctatcacagccattaaactgtaactgttttaaaatcaccatttgcctcatggtgaaatctctgagcggtttccttcctctccggcaaatgagtcaggaaggacgcctgtatctttatagtgactaggtgtattgatacaccatccaaagtgtaattaataacttcaccatgctcaaagagatattcattGTCTGTttcgtttttgtttttttaccctttgcgaggcattggaaaacctccccggTCTATGTGCTTGAatttgtttgaaatgtactgctcgactgagggaccttacagattgTAAAAGAAGCCCTGGCATAAGAAAGAAATGAGTTAATCGACAATGTCAATGAATATGTCAAAGAATCTATTCTGAATTGAATTAATTGGTGTTgacttgtatgtgtggggtactgagataaggtagtcattcaaaaatcattactacacacagagtgagtccacgcaacttattatgtgacttgttcacaaatgtttactcctgaacttatttaggccataacaaaggggttgaatagttattgactcaagacatttcagctttaaatgtttcattaatttgtaaaaattccctAAAACACAagtctactttgacattatggggtattgtgtgttggccagtaaccaaaaaaTCAAAATgttatcaattttaaattcaggctgtaacacaacaaaatgtgtaaaaagtcaagggtgtgaatactttctgaaggctctgtatatgtatgtatggaAAAATTTGCAATGTTGTATGCTCCCTTAACCTCTGTTTTGTTCAGGTCAATTGCAACAGACGCATCAAAATTGCGGCAAGCAATTTCCACATCAACAGAGCCAATTGTATGCTTCAGAATGTGAGTAGCCTATCTCATAAAATGACTGCAGGTTGGTATCAAAATGGGTAAttatgttcatgatgtcactgaaaTCTACAAAGAGTGGAAAATGATTTAGTCATTTCTAATCCTCTTTAGATGCTCAACACACATGTATATTATGACTACCTAAATCTTCCCGAGGTAAGCAATGAAAGTTAacaccaatcaattgaattcagaATAATTATTTGAGATATTCATTGACATTGTCGATTAACTCATTTCTTTCTTATGCCAGGACTTCTTTTATTCATTTCACCGGCAATCTTGCATCTTCAACACAGAGGCTAAATGTATAGTTTATCAATTGGAACTCAATTACAGCGTAAGTTGTTTCCAAATGTGGTGTTTATTAAAAAAAGGTACCACATTCATTTACTACACTGCTATCAGATGTGAAAAATGAAGGCTAAATGTTGCCATATCTCAAATGTGTTTCTTTGTTTAGTTTGCCATCCATGGACATTTAGACCTTTGGGTCCCTACAATGCATGTGAGCAGAGAGACAGCACTGGTAGATGCTTTCCAGCACCTTCGACAAAGTGGGCACGACTTCACAATGCCTTTGAAGGTTGTTGttagttttttttgtgtgtaaaatgtttattttgacTTTGTAGCTATAAATAAGAACTGAACGGAGAAAAGAGTAGTGATTAAACAAGTAATACAAACACCAGGACTTTGTACTTATTTTAACATCTACCTCTGTATTAGGAAAAGTATTTTCATTTCCTAATCCTTATCTAGGAGTAAATAGCGTATTTTTTGTCTCCAGGTGAAGTTTCAAGCAGAGAATGGTGTGGATGAAGGTGGTGTTTCACTGGAATTCTTCAGCCTCCTGGGGAGGGAACTTCTCAGAATGGAACCAAAGACACTGGAGGTTGACGAGGACTCTGGACTTGCGTGGTTCACAACAGCTGTACGTTCCATATTCAATTACAAATTGTTCCCAGATTTAACTTAATCTTTCCGCcacaatgtttttgttttatttaataacTTAGAAATATCAATTATTAGAAATGTATATTATCTGTTATAATTATATTATACTGTTAAATATTGAAAGTTCTGATTAGATTATGGCATTCTGTTTTTTTCAATCCATAGGACGGTGGTATTACTGATGAATTCTACTTACTTGGGCTGCTCTGTGGGAAGGCACTGTATAATCAGTGTGTTCTGAACCTCTGCTTCCCTCTGGCTCTCTTCAAGAAGCTTCTGGGGCTGACTACAACATTGGATGACCTTAAAGAGCTGTCTCCAACTGAAGCAAGGTACAATTATTCTGCTGAAAAAGTTATACAGgttactgccaaaataaaggagacgccaacataaagtgtcttaaagtTCCAATGCAACCATTAAAAAAAATCTCACTATCAAATCAcatctgggtaacaattaagcaccttactgtgattgttttcaattaaaatggtcaaaaagagaGAAAAATGCTTCTTAGCAGAggacaatttctcaagcaagaattttgcaagGACTGTCTGAGAGTGGTCTGAGTGAAAATGTGCTTTGGAACACTCTTTCTTATTGaactattaactaatttacttcATGGTGATGTCTGATCATCTGATGGAGTtttggaaggccaaaactccatcccaacaAAACTTACACTAAACGTGAATTAAGAtaatgtggaaatatatataaaacaaaggACAATCATGTTttttactgcactgggcctttaatgggGCTTTGAGTCACCACGAACCAcaaacagcttcaatgcaccttggcatagattctacaagtatctggaactctattggagtgatgcgacaccattcttccacgagacattccataatttggtgttttgttgatggtggaggaaaacgctgtctcagtcgccgctccagaatctcccataagtgtttaattgggttgagatctggtttactgagacacatacacacatactttaACTTAAGAAGGATCCTTTATTaaaatttttgcctaaaatgacatgcccaaatctaactgcctgtagctcaggacctgaagcaaggatatgcattttcttgataccgtttgaaaggaaacactttgaggtgtgtggaaatgtgaaatgaatgtaggataatataacacattagatctggtaaaagataatacaaagaaaaaaacatgcatttttttGTACTATCTTTGAAACGCAAGAGAAAGGCTATAATGTATTACTCCAGCCCAAGCACAacttagattttggccactagatggcagcagtgtatgtgcaacgttttagactgatccaatgaacaattgcatttatgttcaacattttgtatcaagactgccaaatgtgcctaattggtttattaatacattttcaacttcataactgtgcactctcctcaaacaatagcatggttttctttcactgtaatagctactgtgaattggacagtgcagctagattaacaagaatttaagctttctgccaatatcggATATGTCTACGTCCTGGGAAacgttcttgttacttacaacctcatgctaatcgcattagtgTACGTTAGCTCAATCATCCCGAGGtcgggacaccgatcctgtagaggattTATTTAAACCCCCTAtactcctttgagacccctcactgagatctcttctcctagccatggtagccaaaataatgggcaacagGGCATTGTATACATGACCCtcagcatgatgggatgttaattactTAGTTTACTCAGGAACCCCACATGTGAAAGTACCTGCTTTCAATaaactttgtatccctcatttactcaagtgtttccattattttggcagttacagttgaagtcagaagtttacacttaggttggagtcattaaaactcatttttcaaccactccacacattttttgttaacaaactatagttttggcaagtcggttaggacatctactttgcatgacacaagtcatttttccaacaattgcttacagaccgactatttcacttataattcactatcacaattccagtgggtcagaagtttacatacactaagttgactgtgactttaaatagctttgaaaattccagaaaattgtcatggctttaaaagcttctgatagtctaattcacataatttgagtcaattggaggtgtacatgtggatgtatttcaaggcctaccttcaaactcagtgtctctttgcttgacatcatgggaaaatcaaaagaaatcagccaagacctcagaaagaaaattgtagacctccacaagtctggttcatccttgggagcaatttccaaacgcctgaaggtaccacgttcatctgtacaaacaatagtacgcaagtataaacaccatgggaccacgcagccatcatatcgctcaggaaggagacgcgttctgtctcctagtgatgcacgtactttggtgcgaaaagtgcaaatcaatcccagaacatcagcaaaggaccttgtgaagatgctggaggaaacaggtgcaaaatgatctatatccacagcaaaacgagtcctatatcgatataacctgaaaggccgctcagcaaggaagacgccactgctccaaaattgctataaaaaaagccagactacggtttgcaactgcacatggggacaaaggttgtacgttttggagaaatgtcctctggtctgatgaaacaaaaataaaactgtttggccgtaacaaccatcgttatgtttggaggaaaaaggaggaggcttgcaagccgaagaataccatccgaaccgtgaagcacgggggtggcagcatcatgttgtgggggtgctttgctgcaggagggactggtgcacttcacaaaatagatggcatcatgaggcaggaaaattgtgtggatatattgaagcaacatctcaagacatcagtcaggaagttacagcttggtcgcaaatgggtcttccaaatggacaatgaccccaagcatacttccaaagttgtggcaaaatagcttaaggacaacaaagtcaaggtattggagcggccatcacaaagcccttaactcaatcctatagaacatttgtgggcagaactgaaaaagcttgtgcgagcaaggaggcctacaaacctgactccgttacaccagctctgtcaggaggaatgtgccaaaattcacccaacgtattgtgggaagcttgtggaaggctacctgaaacgttttacccaagtcaaaataaaatagtggtgatcctaactgacctaagacagggaatttttactctgattaaatgttaggaattgtgaaactgagtttaaatctat
Coding sequences within it:
- the LOC120034786 gene encoding probable E3 ubiquitin-protein ligase HERC3, with the protein product MFSWGENTRDGFGLVKSNGLVKANTDGCVNFIHMKSPITRLSAGNKVVTFIRNNGKQVSLARMQDDKDGRRITGKLKGVECTEKILALSCGDAHIILLSEEGRVFCLTQSSNVPRPVGNLNQVIQVACGDQHSIALTQDGKVFTWGQNSSGQLGLGKGEPSTSSPQPVKSLSGIPLAQITAGGDHSFALTLSGAVFGWGKNSAGQLGLGDTVDRPAPAPVDCLNLKKTITVSCGVEHTVVLTKGGLVFTFGSGRYGQLGHNSLRNELRPRLVAELWGAKVTQIACGRNHTLAFVGSFKKIYSFGHGEQGQLGNGVKMDQSVPLPVQLPQDHIDDLQIEQTFAGGNHSFALCSSTQESGKELKDSNLGKVTQTLDDDIINRWISDCDSKSWKKIQKEITKTFSSASCLNGSFLDKSRDKHYQTSLKHSGLDLSFARLAFQKLAKKNKVLAEVEDVVHRILLPSLSKDPIGVEGLRVYLIIPELLRVLLKQQRGIDITEAFVFAILRLDPDKLQVLEGLWSTLPDTPFRTLVKTFHSVSAEYLRMMAEEGCAVKKQFNGTVMVMERLYEVNCNRRIKIAASNFHINRANCMLQNMLNTHVYYDYLNLPEDFFYSFHRQSCIFNTEAKCIVYQLELNYSFAIHGHLDLWVPTMHVSRETALVDAFQHLRQSGHDFTMPLKVKFQAENGVDEGGVSLEFFSLLGRELLRMEPKTLEVDEDSGLAWFTTADGGITDEFYLLGLLCGKALYNQCVLNLCFPLALFKKLLGLTTTLDDLKELSPTEARGLQNVLDEDEEVVDTLDCVFMYKGQEVIPNGEEVPVTMVNRKKYVDLYVDMKLNKSVQIQFADFEKGFHKGCPIQTWRMFLPEELMTLLQGDDNYEWDKLRQNAEYQGYRPTDDIIQNFWIVFMEFSEEQKKKFLTFLTGTDRLPRGRSLSKLQMQITSLGSTDADEYYPKAQTCSVTLCLPNYSSIDTLQEKLLHAITHCDVFGDF